AGTGTTGCGACGGTTAGCTTTACGTAGCTCTTTAGTACCAGATTTAGTATTAGGCATAGTTATTTTAATAAAAAATTATGTGACCATAGTCTATCATTATTTTATTGCTTTGTAAAGCCTGCCTAAGATTGACAATCATGGTAAAAGGTATAGAATATAGGGTATAAAAGAAAACTATATGGATCCAATTACACAAGAAATATTTGATTTGATTAGAGTAAAAATGCTAGAACAAGCCGCTTTTGACCGTGATGCATATAAGCAGCTAGTTGAAGAAACTATTGAGTACTATCGTGAGCGTGGTTTGTTAACTGATGATGACAATGATGAGTTTATTGAAGATCAATTGCTAGATAGATGGGAATGGTTACAAGATCATATTAAGGATGAAGAATAGACCACAGATGAACGCAGATTGAAAACTGATTATATAGATAATAAAGAAGCTAGGAATTATATTCCTAGCTTCTATTTTTACTAAAATTCTTTATCAGTGTAAATCAGCGACCCTTATCTGTGTAATCTGTGGTTCTGACGCTTATTTAATACCTAATTCTTTCTTCCTTTGTTCAATCTTATTTAGAATTACTTTTCTTAAACGAATATTTAGTGGTGTAACTTCTACTAATTCATCGTCACCAATATATTCCAAGCTTTCTTCTAGATCCATGGTTTTTGGTGCTTTGAAATGTTCTGATACTCCATCACCTTTAGAGCGCATGTTTGATAATTGTTTAGCTTTACAAATATTAACTTCAATATCTTCACCGCGAGAGTTTTGGCCAACGATTTGACCCTTATAAATTGGAATACCAGGACCAAAGAATAGAATGCCGCGATCCTGAACGTTTAGTAAGCCATAAAGATTGGTTGTGCCAGCTTCATAAGCAATCAATGAACCACGATCTCGTTCTGGCCATGGAGCATCGTCGCGACGGTATTCAAAAAAGCTGGAGTTGATTAAACCAAGTCCACGAGTGTCAGTTAAAAATTCTGTGCGGTAACCAAATAAGCCGCGTGTTGGCATAATAAATTCTAGAAATACTACATTGTTTTCATCCTTACGCATGTCTTTCATTTCTCCATGACGACTGCCTAATTTTTGAATCACGCTACCAGAGTAAACTTCAGGAACTTCGATCAAAACTTGTTCAAACGGTACAACGGTTTTACCATCAATCTCTTTAGTAATAACCTGTGGTCTGGAAACTTGGAATTCATAACCTTCGCGTCTTAATCTTTCAATTAAAATTGCTAAGTGTAATTCACCACGACCAGATACAATCCAGCCAGCGCTTTGATCATCATCAACCATCTTCAAAGCCATGTCGTTTTCTAATTCTCTAACTAAACGTTCCCTGATTTGGCGTGAAGTTGTAAATTTGCCTTCTTTACCAGCAAAAGGAGAATCATTAACAGTGAAAATCATTTTAACAGTTGGTTCTTCAATATGTAATA
Above is a genomic segment from Candidatus Falkowbacteria bacterium containing:
- the typA gene encoding translational GTPase TypA; translated protein: METIRNIAIIAHVDHGKTTLVDALLKQSNTHLKKEMVGTDLIMDSNELERERGITIFSKNASVVWKGTKINIIDTPGHADFGGEVERVLKMADGCLLLIDAKEGPMPQTRFVLKKALELGLRIIVVVNKIDKPGARVDYALNKTFDLFVELGANDETIDFPIIYASAKNGLAGETDNLAEMKDITPVFDTIIKNVAAPAGDITKPLQILIMTITGDAFKGRIASGRVYNGVVKAGQQIARINHDGIITTHRLTSLMTYQGLERVETKEAKAGDIIAISGIEDINIGETIADPTNPEALPVLHIEEPTVKMIFTVNDSPFAGKEGKFTTSRQIRERLVRELENDMALKMVDDDQSAGWIVSGRGELHLAILIERLRREGYEFQVSRPQVITKEIDGKTVVPFEQVLIEVPEVYSGSVIQKLGSRHGEMKDMRKDENNVVFLEFIMPTRGLFGYRTEFLTDTRGLGLINSSFFEYRRDDAPWPERDRGSLIAYEAGTTNLYGLLNVQDRGILFFGPGIPIYKGQIVGQNSRGEDIEVNICKAKQLSNMRSKGDGVSEHFKAPKTMDLEESLEYIGDDELVEVTPLNIRLRKVILNKIEQRKKELGIK